TGAACCCGGAGGCCCAGTAATCCCTATAATGTGGGCTCTGCCAGTTAAATTATGTATCTGAGGAATTATATATGCAGAAGAAGATGGATCATTTTCCATTAAAGTAATAATTTTTCCAAGCGCCCTTCTGTCCCCGGAGATCATGCGCTTGATTAATTCATCATAGGAGTTCATTTTAGGCACTCTTTACTATTTATTGGTCATTTCTTTTATGTATGTGACAATATCCTCTGTACTAGTGCCAGGCCCAAATATTCTCTTTACTCCAATGTCCTTAAGATAGGGCATATCGTCCTCAGGGATAATCCCTCCACCAAAAATAGGGATATCCTCAGCACCTTCTTTCTTCAGAAGGTCTATTACTTTTTTAAACAGGTGATTGTGTGCGCCGGATAGTATACTAAGCCCTATGACATCCACATCCTCTTGTAGGGCTGTTTCAACAATGCTTTCCGGAGTCTGTCTTAGTCCAGTATAAATTACTTCCATACCTGCATCTCTCAAAGCCCTAGCGACTACCTTTGCCCCTCTATCATGCCCATCAAGACCTGGTTTAGCTATCAAAATTCTTAATCTCTTTTCTGGCAATAAAAGCCCCCCTTTTCATATAGAGAATATATTCTTAAAATAGTTTTCGGTTAGTATAATGTTATTCTAAGAATTCTTACATTATTGATTTAAACA
The Methanofastidiosum sp. DNA segment above includes these coding regions:
- a CDS encoding cobalamin B12-binding domain-containing protein; translated protein: MPEKRLRILIAKPGLDGHDRGAKVVARALRDAGMEVIYTGLRQTPESIVETALQEDVDVIGLSILSGAHNHLFKKVIDLLKKEGAEDIPIFGGGIIPEDDMPYLKDIGVKRIFGPGTSTEDIVTYIKEMTNK